The following proteins are encoded in a genomic region of Actinomycetes bacterium:
- a CDS encoding ATP-dependent DNA helicase gives MPPETPAYRLVRPAPRPVVVPELDEAQQAVVDHRGGPLLVLAGPGTGKTTTIVEAVAARIDEGLDPEQVLVLTFGRRAAAELRARVTARLGRATKQPLARTFHSYAFGLLRREAALRGEPAPRLLSGPEQDLVVRDLLAGDLEAGAGGWPERLRAALPTRGFAQELRDLVMRAYERGVSPAELERLGRREGRDDWRAAARFMRQYAGVTALRDAAAYDPAELIRAVVGLWLRQPELLDAERAARPVVFVDELQDTDPAQVELLRLLGGGGRDLVAVGDPDQSVYGFRGADVDGIRDFPEVFPAPDGSPAPVLSLRAGRRAGPALLTASRRVAHGLGGRGRHRDLVPAGDLPDGTVSVAVLRSETQEAAQVAAHLRQAHLVDGVPWSRMAVLVRSTARSMPVLRRAMLAAGVPVEVPGDEVPLTQEPAVRPLLALLTCAVEPGRLDEDSAVELVTSALGGADVMALRRLRQELRRAELAAGGGRASGPLLVEALLEPVELVTLDTRAVRPAQRVAELLAISRSAAAEPGATAEAVLWAVWSHTRLAERWERASLEGGQAGEAADRDLDAVVALFEAAARFCDRLPAAGPEVFLDHLLGQQIPGEDLAPRAPATDAVQVLTAHAAKGLEWDVVCVPAVQEGTWPDLRMRGSFLGSERLVDLLRRGGPAGDAATAAGRRGADGRDDRLVPTPVATATTLNRLLEEERRLFYVAVTRARRSLLVTAVTSEREGLSPSRFLDELDPLPREVEVRPLTTVQRPLSLTGLVADLRQAAVGDEPAGRLREAAAQRLAVLAAAGARGADPAGWWGLPELSDDRPVRDPDQEVAVSPSKVESFQRCRLRWFLEHVGGAETSGASQNVGTLVHAVAEGALDAASSTEEALLTRLDELMRTVDLGTGWVAGRERGRAEAMVRRLASWLAGSTRDLVAVEEEFTASVGRARLGGRVDRIERDDLGRGVVVDLKTGSASSKPGKDEVARHSQLATYQLAVDAGAFAHLGLTESGGAELVQVGGGGGVNGAVQAQPALGDGGDPGWARELVLDVAEGMAGSAFDAVSNRYCTRCPVRTSCPVQDDGRALTS, from the coding sequence GTGCCACCCGAGACACCCGCCTACCGACTGGTCCGGCCGGCGCCGCGCCCGGTGGTGGTCCCCGAGCTCGACGAGGCGCAGCAGGCCGTGGTCGACCACCGGGGCGGGCCGCTGCTCGTGCTGGCCGGCCCCGGCACCGGCAAGACCACGACCATCGTCGAGGCGGTCGCGGCCCGGATCGACGAGGGGCTCGACCCCGAGCAGGTCCTCGTCCTGACCTTCGGCCGGCGGGCGGCGGCGGAGCTGCGGGCCCGGGTCACCGCCCGGCTGGGCCGCGCGACCAAGCAGCCGCTGGCCCGCACCTTTCACTCCTACGCGTTCGGTCTGCTGCGGCGCGAGGCCGCGCTGCGCGGCGAGCCGGCGCCCCGGCTGCTGTCGGGCCCCGAGCAGGACCTGGTGGTGCGCGACCTGCTGGCCGGTGACCTCGAGGCCGGGGCGGGCGGCTGGCCGGAGCGGCTGCGGGCGGCGCTGCCGACCCGCGGCTTCGCCCAGGAGCTGCGCGACCTGGTCATGAGGGCCTACGAGCGCGGTGTCAGCCCCGCCGAGCTCGAGCGGCTCGGCCGCCGCGAGGGCCGCGACGACTGGCGCGCGGCGGCGCGCTTCATGCGGCAGTACGCCGGGGTGACCGCGCTGCGCGACGCCGCGGCGTACGACCCGGCGGAGCTCATCCGGGCCGTCGTCGGGCTCTGGCTGCGCCAGCCGGAGCTCCTCGACGCCGAGCGGGCCGCCCGGCCGGTCGTCTTCGTCGACGAGCTGCAGGACACCGACCCGGCCCAGGTCGAGCTGCTGCGGCTGCTCGGTGGCGGCGGCCGCGACCTGGTGGCCGTCGGCGACCCCGACCAGTCGGTCTACGGCTTCCGCGGGGCCGACGTCGACGGCATCCGAGACTTCCCCGAGGTGTTCCCCGCGCCCGACGGCTCGCCGGCACCGGTGCTGTCGCTGCGGGCGGGCCGGCGGGCCGGGCCGGCGCTGCTGACCGCGTCGCGGCGGGTCGCCCACGGTCTCGGCGGTCGTGGTCGGCACCGCGACCTGGTCCCGGCGGGCGACCTGCCCGACGGCACGGTCTCGGTGGCGGTGCTGCGGTCGGAGACCCAGGAGGCGGCGCAGGTCGCCGCCCACCTGCGCCAGGCCCACCTGGTCGACGGCGTGCCCTGGTCGCGGATGGCGGTGCTGGTCCGGTCGACCGCCCGCTCGATGCCGGTGCTGCGCCGGGCGATGCTCGCGGCGGGCGTGCCGGTCGAGGTGCCCGGCGACGAGGTGCCGCTGACCCAGGAGCCGGCGGTCCGGCCGCTGCTCGCGCTGCTCACCTGCGCGGTCGAGCCCGGCCGGCTCGACGAGGACAGCGCCGTCGAGCTCGTCACGTCCGCACTGGGCGGTGCCGACGTCATGGCGCTGCGCCGGCTGCGGCAGGAGCTGCGCCGGGCCGAGCTCGCCGCCGGCGGCGGGCGGGCGTCCGGGCCGCTGCTCGTCGAGGCGCTGCTGGAGCCGGTCGAGCTGGTGACGCTGGACACCCGCGCGGTGCGGCCGGCCCAGCGGGTCGCCGAGCTGCTGGCCATCTCCCGGTCGGCGGCGGCCGAGCCGGGAGCCACCGCCGAGGCCGTGCTCTGGGCGGTGTGGTCGCACACCAGGCTCGCGGAGCGCTGGGAGCGGGCCAGCCTCGAGGGCGGGCAGGCCGGCGAGGCGGCCGACCGCGACCTCGACGCGGTTGTCGCGCTGTTCGAGGCGGCGGCCCGGTTCTGCGACCGGCTGCCGGCGGCCGGGCCGGAGGTCTTCCTCGACCACCTGCTCGGGCAGCAGATCCCGGGCGAGGACCTGGCGCCGAGAGCACCGGCCACCGACGCGGTGCAGGTGCTCACCGCCCACGCCGCCAAGGGCCTGGAGTGGGACGTGGTCTGCGTCCCGGCGGTGCAGGAGGGCACCTGGCCGGACCTGCGGATGCGCGGGTCGTTCCTCGGCTCGGAGCGGCTGGTCGACCTGCTGCGCCGCGGCGGTCCCGCGGGCGACGCGGCGACCGCAGCGGGCCGTCGCGGGGCCGACGGCCGGGACGACCGGCTGGTCCCGACCCCGGTCGCCACCGCGACCACGCTCAACCGGCTGCTCGAGGAGGAGCGGCGGCTGTTCTACGTCGCGGTCACCCGGGCCCGGCGCTCGCTGCTGGTGACCGCGGTGACCAGCGAGCGGGAGGGCCTGTCGCCGTCGCGGTTCCTCGACGAGCTCGACCCGCTGCCCCGCGAGGTGGAGGTCCGCCCGCTCACGACGGTGCAGCGCCCGCTGAGCCTGACCGGCCTGGTCGCCGACCTGCGCCAGGCCGCGGTGGGCGACGAGCCGGCGGGTCGGCTCCGCGAAGCGGCGGCGCAACGGCTGGCCGTGCTCGCCGCGGCCGGCGCGCGGGGCGCCGACCCGGCCGGCTGGTGGGGCCTGCCCGAGCTCTCGGACGACCGGCCGGTCCGCGACCCGGACCAGGAGGTGGCGGTCAGTCCCTCGAAGGTCGAGTCGTTCCAGCGCTGCCGGCTGCGGTGGTTCCTGGAGCACGTCGGCGGTGCGGAGACCAGCGGCGCGTCGCAGAACGTCGGCACCCTGGTGCACGCGGTCGCCGAGGGAGCCCTCGACGCCGCGTCGAGCACCGAGGAGGCACTGCTCACCCGGCTCGACGAGCTGATGCGCACCGTCGACCTGGGCACCGGCTGGGTCGCCGGCCGCGAGCGCGGCAGGGCCGAGGCGATGGTCCGCCGGCTGGCGTCCTGGCTGGCGGGCAGCACCCGCGACCTGGTCGCCGTCGAGGAGGAGTTCACGGCCAGCGTCGGCCGGGCCCGGCTCGGTGGCCGGGTCGACCGGATCGAGCGCGACGACCTCGGCCGCGGGGTGGTCGTCGACCTCAAGACCGGGTCCGCGTCCAGCAAGCCCGGCAAGGACGAGGTCGCCCGGCACAGCCAGCTCGCGACGTACCAGCTCGCGGTCGACGCCGGCGCCTTCGCGCACCTCGGGCTGACCGAGAGCGGGGGCGCCGAGCTGGTGCAGGTGGGGGGCGGTGGCGGCGTCAACGGCGCGGTGCAGGCGCAGCCGGCGCTCGGCGACGG
- a CDS encoding aldo/keto reductase: protein MTSTDTSPSNVPQDSATLSSGARMPLLGFGTWQITGPTATTAVRTALDAGYRHLDTATVYRNETEVGAGLAESAVPRDDVFVTTKCPPRNTGRAIETLRRSLDGLRTDHVDLWLVHWPGGDGADLDLWQELLEARAEGLTRDVGVSNYSLDQLDELTKETGETPAVNQVEWSPLLFDRAVLDGHRERGVVLEGYSALRGGTLDNPVIHEVAEPHGRSTAQVIVRWHLQHGVVVIPKSEKEERIVANAQVGDLELSTDDMAAIDALGAPS from the coding sequence GTGACCTCGACCGACACCTCGCCCAGCAACGTCCCGCAGGACTCCGCCACGCTGTCGAGCGGCGCCCGGATGCCGCTGCTCGGCTTCGGCACCTGGCAGATCACCGGGCCGACCGCGACCACCGCCGTCCGCACGGCGCTCGACGCCGGCTACCGGCACCTCGACACGGCGACCGTCTACCGCAACGAGACCGAGGTCGGCGCCGGCCTGGCCGAGAGCGCCGTGCCCCGCGACGACGTCTTCGTCACGACCAAGTGCCCGCCGCGGAACACCGGCAGGGCCATCGAGACGCTGCGCCGCAGCCTCGACGGGCTGCGGACGGATCACGTCGACCTGTGGTTGGTGCACTGGCCCGGCGGAGACGGCGCCGACCTCGACCTGTGGCAGGAGCTCCTCGAGGCCCGCGCCGAGGGTCTGACCCGCGACGTCGGCGTCAGCAACTACTCGCTCGACCAGCTCGACGAGCTCACCAAGGAGACCGGCGAGACGCCGGCGGTCAACCAGGTCGAGTGGAGCCCGCTGCTCTTCGACCGGGCGGTGCTCGACGGCCACCGCGAGCGCGGCGTCGTCCTCGAGGGCTACAGCGCGCTGCGCGGCGGCACGCTCGACAACCCGGTCATCCACGAGGTCGCGGAGCCGCACGGCCGGTCGACGGCGCAGGTCATCGTCCGGTGGCACCTGCAGCACGGCGTGGTGGTGATCCCCAAGTCCGAGAAGGAGGAGCGGATCGTCGCCAACGCCCAGGTCGGCGACCTCGAGCTGTCCACGGACGACATGGCCGCGATCGACGCGCTCGGCGCACCGTCCTGA
- a CDS encoding amphi-Trp domain-containing protein, translated as MAKAPRDVERMYTTGEVVAKLRRLADALETEQPFRIQVAGERIRVPARGQFSIEHERGDDEEEIEFQLKWSLSDVSGDDDGGGPEV; from the coding sequence ATGGCCAAGGCACCGCGCGACGTGGAGCGGATGTACACGACCGGCGAGGTGGTCGCCAAGCTGCGCCGGCTCGCCGACGCGCTCGAGACCGAGCAGCCGTTCCGGATCCAGGTCGCGGGCGAGCGGATCCGGGTCCCCGCCCGCGGGCAGTTCTCGATCGAGCACGAGCGGGGTGACGACGAGGAGGAGATCGAGTTCCAGCTCAAGTGGTCGCTCTCCGACGTCAGCGGCGACGACGACGGTGGCGGGCCCGAGGTCTGA
- a CDS encoding pitrilysin family protein, which produces MSGPTTEQPAQPRAVPGLGKVRRAKPPTVAERVLPSGLRVVAIRRASVPVVHLRLRVPTAVRRDADLARAGMLEHTMLLGTAERSQSEIADALQRVGGSLRASSDADRLVLAGESLAPGLPDLLGLLAEVLTSASYPRAEVEREAARLADLLGRRLSQPGVVADERWLRQVFGDHPYGREYPAPEEVLDVSASSLRSAHRRRLVPDGSLLVLVGDLSPARVLDRVEGALAGWTGDGSPTTVPKVKRFTPGALQLVDRPGAVQSNLRVGGFAMPRTDPDHAAQELANAIFAGPFVSRLTQNIREDKGYTYSPRSSLHHNARASFALLQADVATEVTAPALVEVGYELGRVASLPPSADEVESMAQHLVGVLALSTSTQAGLAATLSVLLADGLGVDWLRDHPQRLLAVTPDQVHDAARRILAPATRATTVVGDASVVGDSLRDLGPVDLS; this is translated from the coding sequence ATGAGCGGGCCGACGACGGAGCAGCCGGCCCAACCCCGGGCGGTGCCCGGTCTCGGGAAGGTCCGCCGGGCCAAGCCGCCGACGGTGGCCGAGCGTGTCCTGCCCAGCGGGCTGCGGGTGGTTGCCATCCGGCGGGCCAGCGTGCCGGTCGTGCACCTCCGGCTGCGGGTGCCGACCGCGGTGCGCCGCGACGCCGACCTGGCCCGGGCCGGGATGCTCGAGCACACGATGCTGCTCGGCACCGCCGAGCGGTCGCAGTCGGAGATCGCCGACGCGCTGCAGCGGGTCGGCGGCTCGCTGCGCGCGTCGTCGGACGCGGACCGGCTGGTGCTCGCCGGCGAGAGCCTCGCCCCGGGCCTGCCCGACCTGCTCGGCCTGCTCGCCGAGGTGCTGACCTCCGCGTCCTACCCGCGGGCCGAGGTGGAGCGCGAGGCGGCCCGGCTCGCCGACCTGCTCGGCCGCCGGCTCTCCCAGCCGGGGGTGGTGGCGGACGAGCGGTGGCTGCGCCAGGTGTTCGGCGACCACCCGTACGGCCGGGAGTACCCGGCCCCCGAGGAGGTGCTCGACGTCTCGGCGTCATCGCTGCGGTCGGCCCACCGGCGGCGGCTGGTGCCGGACGGGTCGCTGCTCGTCCTCGTCGGCGACCTGAGCCCGGCCCGGGTGCTCGACCGGGTCGAGGGCGCGCTCGCCGGCTGGACCGGCGACGGCTCGCCGACGACGGTGCCCAAGGTCAAGCGCTTCACGCCCGGTGCGCTGCAGCTCGTGGACCGTCCCGGTGCTGTGCAGTCCAACCTGCGGGTCGGCGGCTTCGCGATGCCGCGCACCGACCCCGACCACGCCGCGCAGGAGCTGGCCAACGCCATCTTCGCCGGGCCGTTCGTGTCGCGGCTGACCCAGAACATCCGCGAGGACAAGGGCTACACCTACAGCCCGCGCAGCAGCCTGCACCACAACGCGCGCGCCTCATTCGCGCTGCTGCAGGCCGACGTCGCGACCGAGGTGACCGCACCCGCGCTCGTCGAGGTGGGCTACGAGCTCGGCCGGGTCGCCAGCCTGCCGCCGTCGGCCGACGAGGTCGAGTCGATGGCCCAGCACCTGGTCGGCGTGCTGGCCCTCTCGACGTCGACCCAGGCCGGTCTGGCGGCGACGCTGTCGGTGCTGCTGGCCGACGGCCTCGGCGTGGACTGGCTGCGTGACCACCCGCAGCGCCTGCTGGCGGTCACCCCCGACCAGGTGCACGACGCCGCGCGCCGGATCCTGGCCCCCGCGACCCGGGCGACGACCGTCGTCGGTGACGCGTCGGTGGTCGGTGACTCGCTGCGCGACCTCGGCCCGGTCGACCTCTCCTAG
- a CDS encoding pitrilysin family protein — protein sequence MPATTVRSSVPTVERATLGNGLRVVLSPDRSSPVVAVAVYYDVGIRSEPQGRTGFAHLFEHLMFQGSSSLEKMEHVKYVQSSGGTLNGSTRLDYTNYYEALPAHALERALFLEADRMRSPRVTEENLANQIAVVKEEIRVNVLNQPYGGFPWLTLPPVLFETFPNAHNGYGGFEDLESATVDDAQDFFDRYYAPGNAVLVVGGDLDAADTMRLVERHFGDVPARAVPERPDFDEPAPTSERRAQHVDTHAPAPALALGWRLPDPADLAAYLPFVVLSSALTTGDASRLKRRLVHTDSLATDVGTHIGVMQDPFDVRNPTVLSIEAHHGNDVAADRVVTATDEELDRVATDGVDRAELERVVARLESAILQGSDHVLSRTLSMAAFEQQRGRAELVGELAGHVAQVTPEQVRAAAATLRPDNRARLDLLAGAR from the coding sequence ATGCCTGCGACGACCGTCCGCTCCAGCGTCCCGACCGTCGAACGCGCGACGCTCGGCAACGGGCTGCGCGTGGTGCTCTCCCCTGATCGCTCGTCGCCCGTCGTCGCGGTCGCCGTCTACTACGACGTCGGCATCCGCTCCGAGCCCCAGGGCCGCACCGGCTTCGCGCACCTCTTCGAGCACCTGATGTTCCAAGGGTCCTCGTCGCTGGAGAAGATGGAGCACGTCAAGTACGTCCAGTCCTCGGGCGGCACGCTGAACGGGTCGACCCGGCTGGACTACACCAACTACTACGAGGCTCTGCCCGCCCACGCCCTGGAGCGCGCGCTCTTCCTCGAGGCCGACCGCATGCGCTCGCCGCGCGTCACGGAGGAGAACCTCGCCAACCAGATCGCGGTGGTGAAGGAGGAGATCCGGGTCAACGTCCTCAACCAGCCCTACGGCGGCTTCCCCTGGCTGACCCTGCCGCCGGTGCTGTTCGAGACGTTCCCCAACGCCCACAACGGCTACGGCGGCTTCGAGGACCTGGAGAGCGCGACGGTCGACGACGCCCAGGACTTCTTCGACCGCTACTACGCGCCCGGCAACGCGGTGCTCGTCGTCGGTGGCGACCTCGACGCGGCCGACACGATGCGGCTCGTCGAGCGGCACTTCGGCGACGTACCGGCGCGGGCAGTGCCGGAGCGGCCGGACTTCGACGAGCCGGCGCCGACGTCGGAGCGGCGGGCCCAGCACGTCGACACGCACGCACCGGCGCCGGCCCTGGCGCTCGGCTGGCGGCTGCCCGACCCGGCCGACCTCGCGGCGTACCTTCCCTTCGTCGTGCTCTCCTCCGCCCTGACCACCGGCGACGCCTCCCGGCTCAAGCGCCGGCTGGTGCACACCGACAGCCTGGCCACCGACGTCGGCACCCACATCGGCGTGATGCAGGACCCCTTCGACGTGCGCAACCCCACCGTGCTGTCGATCGAGGCGCACCACGGCAACGACGTCGCGGCCGACCGGGTGGTGACCGCTACCGACGAGGAGCTCGACCGGGTCGCGACCGACGGCGTCGATCGCGCCGAGCTCGAGCGCGTCGTGGCCCGTCTCGAGTCGGCGATCCTGCAGGGCTCGGACCACGTGCTGTCGCGGACCCTGTCGATGGCCGCCTTCGAGCAGCAGCGCGGCCGGGCCGAGCTGGTCGGCGAGCTCGCCGGGCACGTGGCGCAGGTGACGCCCGAGCAGGTGCGCGCCGCGGCGGCCACGCTGCGACCGGACAACCGGGCCCGCCTCGACCTGCTGGCAGGTGCGCGATGA
- a CDS encoding MGMT family protein, whose translation MTSDRADVTDPADDGADDFEAAVHDVVRRIPRGHVMSYGDVAEYVGAGGPRQVGAVMGRSDGELPWWRVLRADGSPPPHLATEALAAHRAEGTPIRPDGTRVDMRRARWDGR comes from the coding sequence GTGACCAGCGATCGGGCCGACGTCACCGACCCCGCTGACGACGGTGCCGACGACTTCGAGGCCGCGGTGCACGACGTCGTCCGGCGCATCCCGCGCGGCCACGTCATGTCCTACGGCGACGTCGCGGAGTACGTCGGGGCCGGCGGCCCCCGCCAGGTCGGTGCGGTCATGGGCCGGAGCGACGGAGAGCTGCCGTGGTGGCGGGTGCTGCGCGCCGACGGCTCCCCGCCGCCGCACCTGGCGACGGAGGCGCTGGCCGCCCACCGCGCCGAGGGGACCCCGATACGGCCGGACGGGACCCGGGTCGACATGCGCCGGGCGCGCTGGGACGGGCGCTGA